The Terriglobales bacterium genome includes the window AGTTCGCGTACGAACTGGAAGATGAGGGTAGCGAATGACGCGGACGCACCTTGGTTGTTGTTGCACGGCTCGGCGAGGAGCGGCGTGGTGCCGGTTGCTCCACTTCAGGCTCAGGGGTTGGAGCAGCTTGCGCCGTCTGCACTGCCAGGCGGCTGATTACTTGCTTTACGCCCTGTGCCTGCTGGGCATCGTTGAGTGCGGATGTGATTTCAGCGTCGCTATTCACAGCACCGCTCAGCGTCACGACGCCTTTGTCGGAGTTGATGGCGATCTCGCGGCCACTCAGCGACGGATCCGAACTAATCTTGGTTTGTACATTGCCGGCGACCTGGGCATCAGTGAGGTCGCCACTGGCTACGTTGGCCGACTTTGAGCAGCCACTGATTGCTGCAACCATAAGCAGCAATGCCAACGTGAAGACTGCTCCTGCGGACTTGAATCTCATAACACTCTCCTTCAGCATGTCTCTCCTGTACGAACGGGCTATCTGTCGGTCTCTTGCGAACATTGAATCTAGTCCTCTGAATCGTGAGGAGATACCCGACTATTCTATAACCCGCAGAGTAGTTGTTTGTTGCTAACGCCTTAAACGAATCATTCAATTGCGGTGCTAGCGACCGGGAAAATGCCTTAGATTGCGCAAAATCGGACCAACACCTTGAGTATCACAGAGATCAGGGCAATAGGTATCGGCCCAGTCCCGCGCGAAATTTCTCCGGCTCGATCTGGAAGATGCGTTTCATGTGAGTTGGATCAGCAGTTGAACCTTCTTCCATCATCCGCAACTGCACTGAGGTGACCGGCGGCCTCATCGGGAGAATTGAAAAAATAGCAGCCGCAGCTTTCATTACCGGTATGGGAACATGCGCAACGGCTTTGCGGACAGCAAGGTGCTCCGCGATGGCTTCGCCGATTTCGTCGAGAGTAAGTTCTTCCCCGCCGACTACGTCTATCGTTTGCCCGGTCGTGGCGGGATTTGCCAGTGATTGTGTGAAGCATTCAACAACATCGTCGACATGCACAGGACAAAACCGGTATTTTCCCGTTCCCGGAACTGGCCGAATGAATGGCGCTGCGCGCATTACTTCGACCATCTGCTTGACAAATGCACTGCCCAGCCCAACGATCAGCGACGGCCGAAGGACCACAAAGGGAATCCCGCTGTTGCGAACCTCTTCTTCAGCAGCGAACTTCGTCGTGTGATAT containing:
- a CDS encoding complex I NDUFA9 subunit family protein yields the protein MRVFLTGATGFVGSHLLARLLAEGHTVRALVRRRGLLRCAAAPTGRVEEIEGDINSENLSERVAGCDAVINLVGIIYESGAATFKSVHYLGTRNLVKAARKTGVKRFVQMSALGARPANATTYHTTKFAAEEEVRNSGIPFVVLRPSLIVGLGSAFVKQMVEVMRAAPFIRPVPGTGKYRFCPVHVDDVVECFTQSLANPATTGQTIDVVGGEELTLDEIGEAIAEHLAVRKAVAHVPIPVMKAAAAIFSILPMRPPVTSVQLRMMEEGSTADPTHMKRIFQIEPEKFRAGLGRYLLP